The Spirosoma radiotolerans genome has a window encoding:
- a CDS encoding alpha/beta fold hydrolase, producing the protein MSLSLTSSTHTPTHETVPTAFIDVNGAKFAYRSLGQPEGIPIVFLQHFTGTLDNWDPALTNELAKTHPIILFDNKGVGSSEGDTPATVAEMANDAYAFIQALGLKEVYLLGFSLGGFIAQNLAEGYPELVSKVILAGTGPKGSEGITDIVNVVTAGMSDGPAKVLRNIFFTKTANGVEAGEQFLERLQRRKENRDTPTTGATVNAQATAIITYGYEKDPEYQQLRRIKQPVLIVNGTNDLIMPSINSFTLAQYLINSKLILWSDSGHGALFQYSPDFVKEVNSFLAAS; encoded by the coding sequence ATGTCACTTTCTTTAACCAGCAGCACCCATACACCTACACACGAAACCGTGCCAACCGCCTTTATCGATGTAAACGGTGCAAAATTCGCCTATCGATCATTGGGGCAGCCAGAAGGCATACCTATTGTATTCCTGCAACACTTTACCGGTACGTTAGATAACTGGGACCCGGCCCTAACCAATGAATTGGCCAAAACACACCCGATCATCTTATTTGATAACAAGGGTGTCGGTAGCAGCGAAGGCGATACGCCCGCTACAGTAGCCGAAATGGCCAATGATGCCTATGCCTTCATTCAGGCATTAGGTCTGAAAGAAGTATATCTGCTTGGCTTTTCATTAGGCGGTTTTATTGCACAAAACCTGGCAGAAGGGTATCCTGAATTGGTAAGCAAAGTCATTCTGGCAGGTACCGGCCCAAAAGGCAGTGAAGGAATAACCGACATTGTGAACGTGGTAACCGCTGGTATGTCGGATGGTCCTGCCAAGGTTCTGCGAAATATATTTTTCACAAAAACAGCGAACGGTGTAGAAGCTGGCGAACAATTCTTGGAACGTCTGCAACGAAGAAAAGAGAACCGCGATACCCCTACGACCGGAGCAACGGTTAATGCACAGGCAACAGCCATCATCACCTACGGGTATGAAAAAGATCCGGAATACCAGCAGCTGCGCCGTATTAAACAGCCTGTTTTGATCGTAAACGGAACCAACGATTTGATTATGCCTTCCATCAATTCATTCACGCTAGCCCAGTACCTGATCAATTCAAAACTCATTCTGTGGAGCGATTCAGGGCATGGCGCGCTGTTTCAATATAGCCCGGACTTTGTTAAGGAAGTTAATTCTTTTTTAGCTGCATCATAA
- a CDS encoding alpha/beta fold hydrolase has translation MKATIIAMAMSVLGFSAQAQNTTSKNSKTVVLVHGAWSDASAWDAVTPLLTAQGEEVIKVNLAGHGNDTTSFAGITLQTYVGQVKAAIGTRTNVVLVGHSFAGLVISQVAEEIPSQIKKLIYLAAALPHNGDSLLGLAKGDPASHIGKFLTVDKEHGAAIIAKEGVADIFAADAPQQVQEYIAATIKAEPLLPLATPVQLTEKNFGSIRKVYIHTENDHAISYPAQQYMVKNSKVDKVYTLQSSHTPFISMPDKLAAILTAESK, from the coding sequence ATGAAAGCAACAATAATAGCAATGGCCATGAGTGTACTAGGTTTTTCGGCTCAGGCCCAAAACACAACCAGCAAAAATTCTAAAACGGTCGTACTGGTTCACGGCGCCTGGTCAGATGCATCGGCATGGGATGCAGTAACCCCTTTGTTAACGGCCCAGGGCGAGGAGGTGATTAAGGTTAATCTGGCAGGCCATGGAAACGATACCACTTCATTTGCCGGTATCACCTTGCAAACGTATGTTGGCCAGGTAAAAGCAGCAATCGGCACCCGCACCAATGTAGTTTTGGTGGGCCATAGTTTTGCCGGACTGGTGATCAGCCAGGTGGCCGAAGAAATCCCTTCACAAATCAAAAAACTGATCTATCTGGCAGCAGCCCTTCCGCATAATGGCGACAGCCTTTTAGGCCTGGCAAAAGGGGACCCCGCTTCGCATATCGGCAAGTTTCTTACCGTCGATAAGGAGCATGGCGCGGCAATCATTGCCAAAGAAGGGGTAGCAGATATTTTCGCGGCCGATGCCCCTCAGCAGGTTCAGGAATATATTGCCGCTACGATTAAAGCAGAACCCTTGCTACCCCTTGCTACCCCGGTACAACTGACGGAAAAGAATTTTGGCAGTATCAGGAAGGTATATATCCACACAGAAAACGACCATGCGATTAGCTATCCTGCCCAACAATACATGGTAAAAAATAGCAAAGTTGATAAGGTGTATACCCTGCAAAGCAGCCATACTCCATTCATTTCTATGCCGGATAAGCTGGCCGCTATACTGACTGCCGAAAGCAAGTAA